The Prochlorococcus marinus CUG1417 genome includes the window AAATGAATTTCTCAGAAATTCCAGAAAACCCTTTTATTTTTTTATCTTGGGTGACAGCTATAGGGCTATTTATAAGTCTTTCTGAAGCAACAATTAAGATAAAACTTGAGAAGAGAAACAGTTATCGAAAAAGGTTAGAGCTTATAAATAACCTTTATCCTAAAAATTTAGCTTGAAGTGTCTGAAAGTATGTTCGCTTGAAGAAATTGAAATAAGCCACCCTTACTTATTTCTTCTTTAACTTCAACCTCCTTAGAAATTTTTGATTTTGTTGAAGAAATGATTTCCTCTTCATCTTCTGATTTCAAAATTCTGATAATGACTTCATCTAAAGAGAAATTACCAGGCCCTGTTAATGCAATTGAAGTTGCTGAAGCGAAATACAATAGTAGAAGCTCTAGTAAGAAAATATTAAAACCTGAAGTAACAAGTGCATGATATATAGCTACAGAAATTGTTCCCACAATTGCCAAAGCCCCGAATCTTGTGGCTAAGCCGATAATTAGTAACCAACTACCACCTATTTCAGAAAATGCCGCAATGTATGATAAAAAAATTGGGAAAGGAAGGTGTAAAGGTCTGACAAAAGCATCAGCAAAATTTTCTATATTGGCTAACTTCTCATAACCGTGATGAATAAGAACAGTTCCAGTTATAACTCTAAGAATTAATAAAGCAGTATCTTTGCTAAACGACTTGGTAAGAATTGTTGAGAGCACTATAAAAAAATTATCCTTAAGTAAAAATAACTAGTCACGGTATCCATCGTGGATTAAACCGCAAAAGTCGCGCCTAATTAAGTATTTATACTTAGGCCCTAATGAATTCTTTTTCTGATTAGGGATTCAACTAAGTTAAAAGTTATTTTTTGAATAATCTTCTAATATTCTCTGATTGATTTTCGGAATATTTTCTTTAAACTTGAAAAAACCTTTTTTGGCGAATTTCCAGGCAAATAAATCTTCATCTCTAACAAGGTTATAAATTTTTTTATTGTGTATATTTTTGAATTCAGTAATGAAATCATAATTTTCTCCCACTCCTGGATAGATAATGTCTATTTCGTTAGTATTTTTGAATGTAATTTCCAGTGAATTTGAAGAAATCTGTTCAACATTATCAAATTGCTCTACAAATTCGGAGATCAAATCTTGTTTAAATTTCAAAACAGATTCAGACAATTTAATTTGTCTTTGTTCATTCTTTAAAAGGATAATAAATACTTTTTTATAGCTTGGAAGTAAATTTTTAAAGGTTGCAAGGTGCAGATCATTTTCAAACATAATAAGAATATCCGATTTAGGATCCATATCATTTTTATAAATCTCGTCTTCTAGTGGTATTTGATTAGTTTCTTCAAGAAAAATTTGTTGATTACTTATTTTTTCTGAATTAAATCTATTATTTGAAAATTTCCTGAGGTTTGATGATGAAAAAAGATATTGCTTTCCCTTCGTTTGCAATCCTCCGACCCATCTCCAGCTAAGGAGATTAGATGCAGCATCACCATCAAATAGATATTTAAAGAAAAACTTTGCTCCCAATTGCCATGGGAGGCCTAAATTAAATATCCAAGTACTTGCAAACCACATTCTTGTATGGTTATGCAAATAGTTGTACTGCTTTAATTCATGGACCCAAGAATTAAAAAAATCTATTTCTGTATTTCCATTAATTGCACTTTCATATAGCTCATAGTCAAAATCGAGATTGTTTTCTGAAATAAAATTTCGCCATACTTTAGGTCTATTTTCCATCCACCCTTTCCAGTAAACTCTCCAAAATATTTCTTCAACAAATTTAGTTGAATTTTTGATTTTGTACTTACACTTAATATCATGAATCAGATCATATTCCGATAATATTCTATGAGTAATGAAAGGTGATAATTTTGAAACTGAACTTTCATTATTTGGCCCAAAATCAAAATTTCTTAATTTTGCATAATCATTAATTTTGTATTTTGCAAAATTTTCCCAAGTATTTTGAGCTTTTAATAAAAATGACATTTTCTGATAACTGTAAAAAATTTTTTTTTGTATTGATAGAAATTTCAAAAATTTGCCTACAAATTAATCTTCAAAATTTTCTTTTTAACTTTTAAGTAAATATGTTTGATTGAAGTATTTAATTTAAACTCCTAATCCGTACATTTTATACTCTTAAATCTCTCTCTGCGTAGGAGGATATTTAGCGTTCAATTACTTTTTAAAATCTAATTTTAATTTTCAAATCTTTATTTAAATGATTTTTTCTAAAAGGTATTTAAATATTTATCAAAATTATTATGAATAATTTATTTGTAAGAGATGCTAAGTATCTAGATGAACAATACAGAATAGGTGAAGGCATAATTTCGGATGGTGCATTTAATCAACTTGAAAAGCTCTTTATTCCCCTTGATCCAGAGCCTGACTACTTTAATCAAAAAAATAATAAATTTTTGCCAAAATTAGCTAAAGAAAACTATAAAGAATTTTTGAAAAGTTTATTATTAAAAACAAGATTAAGCATTCAACCAAAAATTGATGGCTGTGCTATTGCAATTAGATATATAGATGGCAATTTTAATAAAGCTATTACAAAAAAAGGATTAGATGTCTCAAGCAAAATTAAACAAATTAAAAATGTCCCCGATTGTATTCCTATCAAACGAGATTTTCAAATTAGAGGTGAACTATACGCTACAAACCAAGTTGCCGGCATTTCCCAAAGAATTACAAGAAAATACCTCAATGATAAGAAAGGGATTGAAAAAAGTCTCAGCTTTTGCTGTTTCCAAATACTTAATGGAAGACTTAATCAATACGAAACCCTTAACTATCTTAAAAAATGTGGCTTCAGCACCCCTGAAAGTTACTTCACAAATCATACAAGCGAAGTCCAAATATATAAAAAAAATTGGTTAGAGAGAAAAATATTTGCGAAATATCCAACTAATGGGATAGTTATAAAAATAAATAGTAGGAAATTACAATTACTTAGAGAGAAAAGTTTATCTCAAAATAACGAATGGCAATATGCAATTCAAAAACCATACTAAAAAGTACCTTAAAAAGAGCTCACGATACTTACTTCCAGTATATACAGTGGAAAAGTAATTAAATTTTGGTTAAATTCCAAAGCAATTTGCAGGATTACTAAATGACTGCCACTATTTCAAGACCTAAAATCTCTAACTGGGAAACATCTAATATTCCAAACCTTTCAGGCAAAATAGCACTAATTACTGGTGCGAATAGTGGTCTTGGATACTACACTGCGAAGGCCTTAGCAGAAAAAAATGCTCATGTTGTTATAGCTTGTAGATCGCTTGAAAAAGCTAATCAAACTATCAAAAAACTTAAAGGTCTTAATCCTGAAGGATTATTTACACCTTTAGAATTAGACTTATCAGATTTAAAAAATATTGTTGAAGTTCAGTCCAAAATTTTTGATAATTTTGAAAATTTAGATTTACTAATCAATAATGCAGGCATTATGCATCCGCCTAAAACTCTTAGTGCCCAGGGATATGAAATACAATTTGCAGTTAATCATCTGGCTCACATGCTTTTGACTCTTAAGCTACTTCCAATTATTGAAAAAAAAGAAGAATCTAGAATAGTGACTGTTACTTCCGGAGCACAATTTTTTGGCAAAGTTGGTTGGAAAAATCTGAAAGCCGAGAACTATTACAACAAATGGGAATCTTACTCCAATAGCAAATTGGCAAATGTAATGTTTGCTTTGGAACTAAATGAGAACTTAAAGCACAAAAATATACTTTCTCTAGCTGCTCACCCAGGAATTGCAAAAACAAATCTCTTCACTGCTCAAAAACCTAACCCTGGCCCATTAGAAACATTCTCATTGGAATTATTTAGCCCTATTTTTCAAACTGCTGAGATGGGTGCTTTACCTCAACTTTTTGCAGCTACTTCCCCAGACGCTAGAGGCGGTGATCATTATGGTCCTAGATTTAATTTCAGAGGTCATCCAAAACTATCCCCTACTTCTCCTTTCGCCATGAATAAAAAAGAAAGAAAAAATTTATGGGGGAAAAGCCTCGAAATACTCAATAACTTCTTATAAATTTTTCATTTTTACTAACTTTAGAAAATACTTCAAGATATGTAATTCACTCTCTGAGAGTTTCATAAATTCTGTTAAGGCATCATAATTTTTTTCATCAATTTTTTTTGACAATTGAATAAAACTATCATGGTTTTCATTAACAAAGCGCTCAGCAATTTGAGACGGAGTCAAACCCTGTTCAATTAATTCACCTGGAGCATTTTTCTCCCACTTTTCATAAAACCAAGAGAACCAATATTTTGCAGTATTATCTTCCATTAATTAACTTTTCTTGGGCGAATACTATAAATACTGAAGAAAAATCTCATGATTGAATTACCCCTTAAACACAATTAATATAAATGCAATTATAAATTTAATGATAGAGAATCATTCAAGTAAAAGAAATATTAATCTTGTAATTGGATTAGGTATATCTGGATTTTGGGCTGCCAAGTATTTG containing:
- a CDS encoding DoxX family protein, translated to MLSTILTKSFSKDTALLILRVITGTVLIHHGYEKLANIENFADAFVRPLHLPFPIFLSYIAAFSEIGGSWLLIIGLATRFGALAIVGTISVAIYHALVTSGFNIFLLELLLLYFASATSIALTGPGNFSLDEVIIRILKSEDEEEIISSTKSKISKEVEVKEEISKGGLFQFLQANILSDTSS
- a CDS encoding FAD-binding domain-containing protein gives rise to the protein MSFLLKAQNTWENFAKYKINDYAKLRNFDFGPNNESSVSKLSPFITHRILSEYDLIHDIKCKYKIKNSTKFVEEIFWRVYWKGWMENRPKVWRNFISENNLDFDYELYESAINGNTEIDFFNSWVHELKQYNYLHNHTRMWFASTWIFNLGLPWQLGAKFFFKYLFDGDAASNLLSWRWVGGLQTKGKQYLFSSSNLRKFSNNRFNSEKISNQQIFLEETNQIPLEDEIYKNDMDPKSDILIMFENDLHLATFKNLLPSYKKVFIILLKNEQRQIKLSESVLKFKQDLISEFVEQFDNVEQISSNSLEITFKNTNEIDIIYPGVGENYDFITEFKNIHNKKIYNLVRDEDLFAWKFAKKGFFKFKENIPKINQRILEDYSKNNF
- a CDS encoding NAD-dependent DNA ligase, with translation MNNLFVRDAKYLDEQYRIGEGIISDGAFNQLEKLFIPLDPEPDYFNQKNNKFLPKLAKENYKEFLKSLLLKTRLSIQPKIDGCAIAIRYIDGNFNKAITKKGLDVSSKIKQIKNVPDCIPIKRDFQIRGELYATNQVAGISQRITRKYLNDKKGIEKSLSFCCFQILNGRLNQYETLNYLKKCGFSTPESYFTNHTSEVQIYKKNWLERKIFAKYPTNGIVIKINSRKLQLLREKSLSQNNEWQYAIQKPY
- a CDS encoding oxidoreductase is translated as MTATISRPKISNWETSNIPNLSGKIALITGANSGLGYYTAKALAEKNAHVVIACRSLEKANQTIKKLKGLNPEGLFTPLELDLSDLKNIVEVQSKIFDNFENLDLLINNAGIMHPPKTLSAQGYEIQFAVNHLAHMLLTLKLLPIIEKKEESRIVTVTSGAQFFGKVGWKNLKAENYYNKWESYSNSKLANVMFALELNENLKHKNILSLAAHPGIAKTNLFTAQKPNPGPLETFSLELFSPIFQTAEMGALPQLFAATSPDARGGDHYGPRFNFRGHPKLSPTSPFAMNKKERKNLWGKSLEILNNFL